The Parambassis ranga chromosome 19, fParRan2.1, whole genome shotgun sequence genome contains a region encoding:
- the alpk3a gene encoding titin homolog isoform X1, which produces MTSRRPMTRSFSGNGRTSSFSEEENGSSNGRSESRNTYLSNVRPENSYSRYSHYRPRSTLCTVMAQLTEDIQPSFDTTLKSKAVSEKCNVKFTCVVSGYPAPELKWYKDDMEMDRYCGLPKYEIRRNGKTHTLHIYNCTLDDAAIYQVSASNSKGIVSCSGVLEVGTMNEYKIHQRFFEKLKQKAEKKKKDLEGETKKGDKENIQKEKPQRSPEQLQRKRSVPPKEEKAMVKEPVAVEQQGNGAEANGISSGIKETAPLASMDSGLEEEVSPSEETLAKKRAKMSNGVDAGVNSSSSNKSHIMGNGGENCYDGGIRFAQFLAETLQSQATAEEIQNSFQTEKPKETDAVSVNTNKENERDQGRMQKKKEEQEKALQEECGKDKRKEEELAVEREKYNERHLEVLHTTTHGKCGSEVKHHGKGHKDPDHHNIQASISHVLHTVKDFFFGKSKKDSHDLTDSEEKQHDHSHASVQPHQPEMPPSFQLQTEPNPEVCHPATEEVVPMEMEEPKESSETVDTEPQPVSLEPHKFNYADTEQPAGEDNAPVTVAESTGPSVMDADGAGDAMEVSVFPESSIAIEDMSSSAPLVLTEAEEKHSAVVSIKENPINQQEIDSGVLSPQPSHRTASDEMKDKSALPHISAEEICSPTSTLTSMEDWWSPPPSVFSVSDNHNPDEAPNETLQEEQISVDTMCKEDKPSTAENHSYNTVCEGEKAEVKLNEEICLNRNRSEISELSTFSVEDKTEPCQGKTPDQVLLSLSAAAVSGSAENKHVEEEAKSALLTQEMNEGFPPTSVSESLEQGDLKMPHECTLSIAAEITDVQVVSATQSSNSGVTSCEEVPTAMLEKDLEQEGLEGESTEERNAGLQCEVKTEDRMHKEVLHESKVVSELQNNESNVNVLKEHTNIVNEDRSESVEPGGWPLQNIPQIQISSIEDISEIKPTKPDLNPDKPFIIPAIEVMKPEHKECTLPLTILTQSKPEPTDLQKHDTTHLFQIIIPDHSVADSPDLLPTLKSAQNDHLSPTEKVKEIAQFHDETEMLEHLKPHRESERLPQLDSSIPIISVSCTDDNAVESPKEPLLVEPPISVASHETDPEILPTHREGTETETSAGIQRGTKHDNSMTMKPEKTQDKQAEETTGNRIKENPPFVLYEATKIPKVGDGVQSSSKIVENTIVPEILKPKSLKDGKTEVSVSVEDLQKNRSSVDRLTSKPPAYPSLSPGTLRKFMSKATPDPDTEAGVSVPLITVGDHQTDKADEDLSGGSTPTSSLSCESSPRMKRRDSLTLIRSATPEELASGARRKIFIPKPKEDVEGAAETPYMSPSQARRAALLQASTGQNTPPMERRSPLLSRRKTTLEVPKVVEERPPEEPANTKQEEKPAEKKIDPLKAPQVIRKIRGEPFPDASGHLKLWCQFFNVLSDSTIKWYKDEEEILEVKRSGGDESQVALAVVLASSQDCGVYGCTITNEYGTDTTDFLLSIDILSEILLKDDLEIGEEIEMTPMLFNKGLADCGSWGEKYFGRIMTETVHIGEGCAHKASRVKVIYGLDPIFESGSTCIIKVKNPIPYGTKQESNLAERNHEITKQECKVQNMIREYCKIFAAEARVIENFGCSLEVIPRYLMYRPANSVPYTSVEADLTGVYSKYAMMDPKGKLITYTASELEQKCSSFQHWIHQWTHGNLLVTQLEGVESKLTNVKVVTKSKGYQGLTEHGSPEVFEQFLTHHQCNYYCGLLSLRPLKTTDSLQQPGKMKGSKSPLLNRKMGSNSPQLHRKGQSPQLSRKANSSPKMTRKGQETEDNKTGVKPKTPDTLDVLEMR; this is translated from the exons ATGACTTCCAGAAGGCCAATGACTCGCTCTTTCTCTGGCAATGGGAGGACAAGTAGCTTCAGTGAAGAGGAGAATGGTTCCTCCAATGGCCGTTCAGAAAGCCGCAATACTTACCTCTCAAATGTTAGGCCCGAAAACAG CTATTCAAGGTATTCTCACTACAGGCCGAG GAGCACATTGTGCACTGTTATGGCTCAGCTGACTGAGGACATACAGCCTTCTTTTGATACTACCTTGAAATCAAAGGCAGTGTCAGAAAAGTGCAATGTGAAGTTCACCTGTGTAGTGTCAG GTTATCCAGCTCCAGAACTGAAATGGTACAAAGATGATATGGAGATGGACCGGTACTGTGGACTCCCAAAATATGAAATTCGACGTAATGGAAAAACCCATACTCTTCATATTTACAA ctgcacattGGATGACGCAGCCATCTATCAGGTCTCTGCCAGCAACAGCAAAGGTATTGTCTCCTGCTCTGGAGTTCTGGAAGTTGGTACCATGAATGAGTACAAGATCCACCAGCGTTTCTTTGaaaagctgaagcagaaagcagagaagaagaagaaagacttAGAAGGTGAGACAAAGAAGGGGGACAAAGAGAATATTCAGAAAGAGAAACCACAGAGAAGCCCAGAGCAACTTCAGAGGAAACGCTCTGTCCCACCAAAAGAGGAGAAGGCAATGGTCAAGGAGCCTGTGGCCGTGGAACAACAGGGCAATGGTGCAGAAGCTAATGGAATTAGCTCAGGAATCAAGGAAACTGCCCCTTTAGCCTCCATGGACAGTggtctggaggaggaggtgtccCCATCAGAGGAAACCTTGGCCAAAAAAAGAGCAAAGATGTCAAATGGCGTAGATGCTGGGGTCAATAGCAGCAGTAGTAACAAAAGTCACATCATGGGGAATGGAGGTGAAAACTGTTATGATGGAGGAATCCGTTTTGCACAGTTTTTGGCAGAGACTCTCCAGTCCCAGGCCACTGCTGAGGAGATACAGAACTCATTTCAAACAGAGAAGCCTAAGGAGACTGATGCAGTTTCTGTAAATACCAATAAGGAGAACGAGAGGGATCAAGGGAGaatgcagaaaaagaaagaagaacaagaaaagGCACTACAGGAAGAGTGTGggaaagataaaagaaaagaagaggaactgGCTGTAGAAAGAGAGAAATACAATGAAAGGCATTTAGAGGTTTTGCATACAACAACCCATGGCAAATGTGGTTCAGAAGTCAAGCATCATGGCAAGGGTCACAAAGATCCTGACCACCACAACATCCAGGCTTCTATCTCCCATGTGCTTCACACAGTCAAGGACTTCTTCTTTGGTAAAAGTAAGAAAGACTCTCATGATCTCACTGATAGTGAAGAGAAGCAGCATGATCATTCACACGCCTCAGTGCAGCCTCATCAACCAGAAATGCCACCATCATTTCAGCTGCAAACAGAACCTAATCCAGAGGTGTGCCACCCAGCAACAGAGGAGGTGGTACCAATGGAAATGGAGGAACCCAAGGAATCTTCAGAAACAGTAGACACAGAACCACAACCAGTGTCACTAGAGCCACATAAATTTAACTACgcagacacagagcagccagCAGGTGAAGACAATGCACCTGTGACTGTGGCGGAGTCCACAGGGCCGAGTGTAATGGATGCTGATGGTGCTGGTGATGCCATGGAGGTGTCTGTGTTTCCAGAGAGCAGCATAGCAATCGAAGACATGTCATCATCAGCCCCTCTAGTTCTCACAGAG GCTGAGGAGAAACATTCTGCGGTGGTGTCTATCAAAGAGAATCCTATTAACCAGCAAGAGATAGATTCTGGGGTACTCTCACCGCAACCCAGTCACCGCACAGCTTCAGATGAAATGAAAGATAAGTCTGCCTTGCCACATATCTCAGCGGAGGAAATCTGCTCCCCCACATCTACCCTCACAAGTATGGAAGATTGGTGGAGTCCCCCTCCCAGCGTCTTCTCAGTCTCAGACAACCACAACCCTGATGAAGCTCCCAATGAAACTTTACAAGAAGAGCAGATAAGTGTTGATACGATGTGCAAAGAGGATAAACCTAGCACAGCTGAGAATCATTCTTACAATACGGTTTGTGAGGGCGAGAAAGCTGAAGTGAAATTGAATGAAGAGATATGCTTAAATAGAAACAGATCTGAGATTTCTGAACTGTCAACATTTTCGGTGGAAGACAAAACAGAGCCATGTCAGGGTAAAACACCTGATCAGGTGcttttgtctctttctgctgcagcagtgagCGGCAGTGCAGAGAACAAGCATGTAGAAGAAGAGGCCAAATCTGCTTTACTGACTCAGGAAATGAATGAAGGATTTCCGCCCACTTCGGTCTCAGAGAGTTTAGAGCAGGGTGACCTAAAAATGCCACATGAATGCACCCTATCTATAGCAGCGGAAATCACAGATGTGCAGGTTGTCAGTGCAACGCAAAGTTCAAATTCAGGTGTTACAAGCTGTGAGGAAGTACCAACTGCTATGTTAGAGAAAGATTTAGAGCAGGAAGGCCTAGAAGGTGAGAGCACTGAAGAGAGGAATGCAGGTTTGCAGTGTGAAGtaaaaacagaagacagaatGCATAAAGAGGTGCTACATGAATCAAAGGTAGTTTCAGAATTACAAAACAATGAAAGTAATGTGAATGTATTGAAGGAACACACTAATATTGTAAATGAAGACCGCAGTGAGAGTGTTGAGCCTGGTGGTTGGCCCTTACAGAATATTCCACAAATTCAAATATCTAGTATTGAAGACATTTCAGAGATTAAACCAACTAAGCCAGACCTAAACCCAGATAAACCTTTTATAATCCCTGCAATTGAAGTAATGAAGCCTGAACATAAAGAGTGCACTTTGCCACTAACTATTTTGACACAAAGCAAGCCAGAGCCAACTGATTTACAAAAACATGACACAACTCATCTGTTTCAGATAATAATCCCAGATCACAGTGTGGCTGATTCACCAGACTTGCTGCCCACGCTGAAAAGTGCACAGAATGATCACCTTTCACCAACAGAGAAAGTAAAAGAAATTGCTCAATTCCATGATGAGACAGAAATGCTTGAGCACCTGAAACCACATAGGGAGAGcgaacggctccctcagttggACTCATCCATTCCTATTATAAGTGTTTCGTGTACTGATGACAATGCAGTTGAAAGTCCCAAGGAGCCTTTGTTGGTGGAGCCACCAATCTCTGTCGCTTCTCATGAAACTGATCCTGAAATACTACCCACTCACAGAGAGggtacagaaacagaaacttcAGCTGGCATTCAAAGGGGAACCAAGCACGACAATAGCATGACCATGAAGCCTGAAAAAACTCAAGATAAACAAGCAgaagaaacaacaggaaacagaataAAAGAGAACCCCCCCTTTGTACTGTATGAAGCTACCAAAATACCAAAGGTTGGTGACGGTGTGCAATCTTCCAGCAAAATAGTAGAAAACACTATTGTCCCTGAAATCTTGAAGCCAAAATCTTTAAAAGATGGCAAGACAGAGGTTTCTGTGTCAGTTGAAGATCTTCAGAAAAACAGATCTTCTGTTGACAGACTCACCTCCAAACCCCCTGCATATCCATCACTGAGTCCAGGTACTCTTCGCAAGTTTATGTCCAAAGCTACTCCAGATCCCGACACTGAAGCCGGAGTATCTGTCCCTTTAATCACTGTGGGTGACCATCAGACTGACAAGGCAGATGAAGATCTCAGTGGAGGCTCAACACCAACATCATCTCTCTCCTGTGAAAGCAGTCCACGGATGAAACGCAGAGACAGTCTGACTCTCATACGGTCTGCCACACCTGAGGAGCTGGCCTCTGGAGCCCGTCGCAAAATCTTTATCCCAAAACCTAAAGAAGATGTagagggagcagcagagacGCCGTACATGTCACCCAGCCAGGCCCGCAGAGCAGCCTTACTACAGGCCTCCACAGGACAGAACACACCACCAATGGAGAGGCGCTCTCCACTCCTGAGTCGCAGAAAGACCACCCTGGAGGTGCCTAAAGTTGTGGAGGAGAGGCCTCCAGAGGAGCCGGCCAACACCAAGCAAGAGGAGAAACCAGCTGAAAAGAAGATAGACCCTTTGAAAG CTCCCCAGGTTATCCGAAAGATCAGAGGGGAGCCATTCCCAGATGCCTCTGGACACCTGAAGCTGTGGTGCCAGTTCTTCAATGTGCTTAGTGACTCTACCATTAAGTGGTATAAAGACGAGGAGGAAATACTTGAGGTGAAGAGAAG TGGAGGAGATGAAAGCCAAGTAGCACTCGCTGTTGTGCTAGCATCCAGCCAGGACTGTGGTGTATATGGCTGTACTATCACGAATGAATATGGGACTGACACTACTGATTTCCTACTCAGCATAGACA TTCTGTCTGAAATTCTTCTAAAAGATGATTTGGAAA TTGGAGAGGAGATAGAGATGACCCCAATGCTCTTTAACAAAGGCCTGGCTGACTGCGGCAGCTGGGGCGAAAAGTACTTTGGTCGCATTATGACTGAGACGGTACACATCGGGGAGGGCTGCGCTCACAAGGCCAGCAGGGTAAAGGTCATTTACGGCCTTGATCCTATATTTGAGTCAGGGAGCACTTGCATCATTAAAGTTAAAAACCCCATCCCATATGGGACCAAACAGGAGAGCAACCTTGCAGAGAGAAACCATGAAATAACAAAGCAA GAATGCAAAGTGCAAAACATGATTCGAGAATACTGTAAAATCTTTGCGGCTGAAGCCAGGGTTATTGAAAACTTTGGCTGCTCGCTCGA AGTGATTCCTCGGTATCTGATGTACCGGCCTGCAAACTCAGTGCCCTACActtcagtggaggctgacctTACAGGTGTCTACTCTAAGTATGCTATGATGGATCCTAAAGGGAAGCTAATTACATACACTGCTTCAGAACTGGAGCAGAAATGCAGCAGTTTCCAGCACTGGATCCATCAATGGACTCATGGCAATCTGCTGGTCACTCAGCTGGAAG GTGTTGAATCGAAGCTGACAAATGTTAAAGTTGTGACCAAGTCAAAAGG ATACCAAGGATTAACTGAGCATGGCTCCCCTGAGGTATTCGAACAGTTCCTGACGCACCATCAGTGCAACTACTACTGTGGACTTCTTAGTTTGCGCCCTCTTAAGACCACTGATAGTCTGCAGCAGCCTGGCAAGATGAAGGGCTCCAAAAGCCCCCTGCTCAACCGCAAGATGGGCTCCAACAGCCCACAGCTACATCGGAAAGGACAGAGCCCTCAACTGTCTAGAAAGGCAAACTCTAGCCCAAAGATGACGAGAAAAGGTCAGGAGACAGAGGACAATAAAACAGGCGTCAAACCCAAGACACCAGACACTCTTGATGTCCTTGAGATGAGGTAG
- the alpk3a gene encoding titin homolog isoform X2 has protein sequence MTSRRPMTRSFSGNGRTSSFSEEENGSSNGRSESRNTYLSNVRPENRSTLCTVMAQLTEDIQPSFDTTLKSKAVSEKCNVKFTCVVSGYPAPELKWYKDDMEMDRYCGLPKYEIRRNGKTHTLHIYNCTLDDAAIYQVSASNSKGIVSCSGVLEVGTMNEYKIHQRFFEKLKQKAEKKKKDLEGETKKGDKENIQKEKPQRSPEQLQRKRSVPPKEEKAMVKEPVAVEQQGNGAEANGISSGIKETAPLASMDSGLEEEVSPSEETLAKKRAKMSNGVDAGVNSSSSNKSHIMGNGGENCYDGGIRFAQFLAETLQSQATAEEIQNSFQTEKPKETDAVSVNTNKENERDQGRMQKKKEEQEKALQEECGKDKRKEEELAVEREKYNERHLEVLHTTTHGKCGSEVKHHGKGHKDPDHHNIQASISHVLHTVKDFFFGKSKKDSHDLTDSEEKQHDHSHASVQPHQPEMPPSFQLQTEPNPEVCHPATEEVVPMEMEEPKESSETVDTEPQPVSLEPHKFNYADTEQPAGEDNAPVTVAESTGPSVMDADGAGDAMEVSVFPESSIAIEDMSSSAPLVLTEAEEKHSAVVSIKENPINQQEIDSGVLSPQPSHRTASDEMKDKSALPHISAEEICSPTSTLTSMEDWWSPPPSVFSVSDNHNPDEAPNETLQEEQISVDTMCKEDKPSTAENHSYNTVCEGEKAEVKLNEEICLNRNRSEISELSTFSVEDKTEPCQGKTPDQVLLSLSAAAVSGSAENKHVEEEAKSALLTQEMNEGFPPTSVSESLEQGDLKMPHECTLSIAAEITDVQVVSATQSSNSGVTSCEEVPTAMLEKDLEQEGLEGESTEERNAGLQCEVKTEDRMHKEVLHESKVVSELQNNESNVNVLKEHTNIVNEDRSESVEPGGWPLQNIPQIQISSIEDISEIKPTKPDLNPDKPFIIPAIEVMKPEHKECTLPLTILTQSKPEPTDLQKHDTTHLFQIIIPDHSVADSPDLLPTLKSAQNDHLSPTEKVKEIAQFHDETEMLEHLKPHRESERLPQLDSSIPIISVSCTDDNAVESPKEPLLVEPPISVASHETDPEILPTHREGTETETSAGIQRGTKHDNSMTMKPEKTQDKQAEETTGNRIKENPPFVLYEATKIPKVGDGVQSSSKIVENTIVPEILKPKSLKDGKTEVSVSVEDLQKNRSSVDRLTSKPPAYPSLSPGTLRKFMSKATPDPDTEAGVSVPLITVGDHQTDKADEDLSGGSTPTSSLSCESSPRMKRRDSLTLIRSATPEELASGARRKIFIPKPKEDVEGAAETPYMSPSQARRAALLQASTGQNTPPMERRSPLLSRRKTTLEVPKVVEERPPEEPANTKQEEKPAEKKIDPLKAPQVIRKIRGEPFPDASGHLKLWCQFFNVLSDSTIKWYKDEEEILEVKRSGGDESQVALAVVLASSQDCGVYGCTITNEYGTDTTDFLLSIDILSEILLKDDLEIGEEIEMTPMLFNKGLADCGSWGEKYFGRIMTETVHIGEGCAHKASRVKVIYGLDPIFESGSTCIIKVKNPIPYGTKQESNLAERNHEITKQECKVQNMIREYCKIFAAEARVIENFGCSLEVIPRYLMYRPANSVPYTSVEADLTGVYSKYAMMDPKGKLITYTASELEQKCSSFQHWIHQWTHGNLLVTQLEGVESKLTNVKVVTKSKGYQGLTEHGSPEVFEQFLTHHQCNYYCGLLSLRPLKTTDSLQQPGKMKGSKSPLLNRKMGSNSPQLHRKGQSPQLSRKANSSPKMTRKGQETEDNKTGVKPKTPDTLDVLEMR, from the exons ATGACTTCCAGAAGGCCAATGACTCGCTCTTTCTCTGGCAATGGGAGGACAAGTAGCTTCAGTGAAGAGGAGAATGGTTCCTCCAATGGCCGTTCAGAAAGCCGCAATACTTACCTCTCAAATGTTAGGCCCGAAAACAG GAGCACATTGTGCACTGTTATGGCTCAGCTGACTGAGGACATACAGCCTTCTTTTGATACTACCTTGAAATCAAAGGCAGTGTCAGAAAAGTGCAATGTGAAGTTCACCTGTGTAGTGTCAG GTTATCCAGCTCCAGAACTGAAATGGTACAAAGATGATATGGAGATGGACCGGTACTGTGGACTCCCAAAATATGAAATTCGACGTAATGGAAAAACCCATACTCTTCATATTTACAA ctgcacattGGATGACGCAGCCATCTATCAGGTCTCTGCCAGCAACAGCAAAGGTATTGTCTCCTGCTCTGGAGTTCTGGAAGTTGGTACCATGAATGAGTACAAGATCCACCAGCGTTTCTTTGaaaagctgaagcagaaagcagagaagaagaagaaagacttAGAAGGTGAGACAAAGAAGGGGGACAAAGAGAATATTCAGAAAGAGAAACCACAGAGAAGCCCAGAGCAACTTCAGAGGAAACGCTCTGTCCCACCAAAAGAGGAGAAGGCAATGGTCAAGGAGCCTGTGGCCGTGGAACAACAGGGCAATGGTGCAGAAGCTAATGGAATTAGCTCAGGAATCAAGGAAACTGCCCCTTTAGCCTCCATGGACAGTggtctggaggaggaggtgtccCCATCAGAGGAAACCTTGGCCAAAAAAAGAGCAAAGATGTCAAATGGCGTAGATGCTGGGGTCAATAGCAGCAGTAGTAACAAAAGTCACATCATGGGGAATGGAGGTGAAAACTGTTATGATGGAGGAATCCGTTTTGCACAGTTTTTGGCAGAGACTCTCCAGTCCCAGGCCACTGCTGAGGAGATACAGAACTCATTTCAAACAGAGAAGCCTAAGGAGACTGATGCAGTTTCTGTAAATACCAATAAGGAGAACGAGAGGGATCAAGGGAGaatgcagaaaaagaaagaagaacaagaaaagGCACTACAGGAAGAGTGTGggaaagataaaagaaaagaagaggaactgGCTGTAGAAAGAGAGAAATACAATGAAAGGCATTTAGAGGTTTTGCATACAACAACCCATGGCAAATGTGGTTCAGAAGTCAAGCATCATGGCAAGGGTCACAAAGATCCTGACCACCACAACATCCAGGCTTCTATCTCCCATGTGCTTCACACAGTCAAGGACTTCTTCTTTGGTAAAAGTAAGAAAGACTCTCATGATCTCACTGATAGTGAAGAGAAGCAGCATGATCATTCACACGCCTCAGTGCAGCCTCATCAACCAGAAATGCCACCATCATTTCAGCTGCAAACAGAACCTAATCCAGAGGTGTGCCACCCAGCAACAGAGGAGGTGGTACCAATGGAAATGGAGGAACCCAAGGAATCTTCAGAAACAGTAGACACAGAACCACAACCAGTGTCACTAGAGCCACATAAATTTAACTACgcagacacagagcagccagCAGGTGAAGACAATGCACCTGTGACTGTGGCGGAGTCCACAGGGCCGAGTGTAATGGATGCTGATGGTGCTGGTGATGCCATGGAGGTGTCTGTGTTTCCAGAGAGCAGCATAGCAATCGAAGACATGTCATCATCAGCCCCTCTAGTTCTCACAGAG GCTGAGGAGAAACATTCTGCGGTGGTGTCTATCAAAGAGAATCCTATTAACCAGCAAGAGATAGATTCTGGGGTACTCTCACCGCAACCCAGTCACCGCACAGCTTCAGATGAAATGAAAGATAAGTCTGCCTTGCCACATATCTCAGCGGAGGAAATCTGCTCCCCCACATCTACCCTCACAAGTATGGAAGATTGGTGGAGTCCCCCTCCCAGCGTCTTCTCAGTCTCAGACAACCACAACCCTGATGAAGCTCCCAATGAAACTTTACAAGAAGAGCAGATAAGTGTTGATACGATGTGCAAAGAGGATAAACCTAGCACAGCTGAGAATCATTCTTACAATACGGTTTGTGAGGGCGAGAAAGCTGAAGTGAAATTGAATGAAGAGATATGCTTAAATAGAAACAGATCTGAGATTTCTGAACTGTCAACATTTTCGGTGGAAGACAAAACAGAGCCATGTCAGGGTAAAACACCTGATCAGGTGcttttgtctctttctgctgcagcagtgagCGGCAGTGCAGAGAACAAGCATGTAGAAGAAGAGGCCAAATCTGCTTTACTGACTCAGGAAATGAATGAAGGATTTCCGCCCACTTCGGTCTCAGAGAGTTTAGAGCAGGGTGACCTAAAAATGCCACATGAATGCACCCTATCTATAGCAGCGGAAATCACAGATGTGCAGGTTGTCAGTGCAACGCAAAGTTCAAATTCAGGTGTTACAAGCTGTGAGGAAGTACCAACTGCTATGTTAGAGAAAGATTTAGAGCAGGAAGGCCTAGAAGGTGAGAGCACTGAAGAGAGGAATGCAGGTTTGCAGTGTGAAGtaaaaacagaagacagaatGCATAAAGAGGTGCTACATGAATCAAAGGTAGTTTCAGAATTACAAAACAATGAAAGTAATGTGAATGTATTGAAGGAACACACTAATATTGTAAATGAAGACCGCAGTGAGAGTGTTGAGCCTGGTGGTTGGCCCTTACAGAATATTCCACAAATTCAAATATCTAGTATTGAAGACATTTCAGAGATTAAACCAACTAAGCCAGACCTAAACCCAGATAAACCTTTTATAATCCCTGCAATTGAAGTAATGAAGCCTGAACATAAAGAGTGCACTTTGCCACTAACTATTTTGACACAAAGCAAGCCAGAGCCAACTGATTTACAAAAACATGACACAACTCATCTGTTTCAGATAATAATCCCAGATCACAGTGTGGCTGATTCACCAGACTTGCTGCCCACGCTGAAAAGTGCACAGAATGATCACCTTTCACCAACAGAGAAAGTAAAAGAAATTGCTCAATTCCATGATGAGACAGAAATGCTTGAGCACCTGAAACCACATAGGGAGAGcgaacggctccctcagttggACTCATCCATTCCTATTATAAGTGTTTCGTGTACTGATGACAATGCAGTTGAAAGTCCCAAGGAGCCTTTGTTGGTGGAGCCACCAATCTCTGTCGCTTCTCATGAAACTGATCCTGAAATACTACCCACTCACAGAGAGggtacagaaacagaaacttcAGCTGGCATTCAAAGGGGAACCAAGCACGACAATAGCATGACCATGAAGCCTGAAAAAACTCAAGATAAACAAGCAgaagaaacaacaggaaacagaataAAAGAGAACCCCCCCTTTGTACTGTATGAAGCTACCAAAATACCAAAGGTTGGTGACGGTGTGCAATCTTCCAGCAAAATAGTAGAAAACACTATTGTCCCTGAAATCTTGAAGCCAAAATCTTTAAAAGATGGCAAGACAGAGGTTTCTGTGTCAGTTGAAGATCTTCAGAAAAACAGATCTTCTGTTGACAGACTCACCTCCAAACCCCCTGCATATCCATCACTGAGTCCAGGTACTCTTCGCAAGTTTATGTCCAAAGCTACTCCAGATCCCGACACTGAAGCCGGAGTATCTGTCCCTTTAATCACTGTGGGTGACCATCAGACTGACAAGGCAGATGAAGATCTCAGTGGAGGCTCAACACCAACATCATCTCTCTCCTGTGAAAGCAGTCCACGGATGAAACGCAGAGACAGTCTGACTCTCATACGGTCTGCCACACCTGAGGAGCTGGCCTCTGGAGCCCGTCGCAAAATCTTTATCCCAAAACCTAAAGAAGATGTagagggagcagcagagacGCCGTACATGTCACCCAGCCAGGCCCGCAGAGCAGCCTTACTACAGGCCTCCACAGGACAGAACACACCACCAATGGAGAGGCGCTCTCCACTCCTGAGTCGCAGAAAGACCACCCTGGAGGTGCCTAAAGTTGTGGAGGAGAGGCCTCCAGAGGAGCCGGCCAACACCAAGCAAGAGGAGAAACCAGCTGAAAAGAAGATAGACCCTTTGAAAG CTCCCCAGGTTATCCGAAAGATCAGAGGGGAGCCATTCCCAGATGCCTCTGGACACCTGAAGCTGTGGTGCCAGTTCTTCAATGTGCTTAGTGACTCTACCATTAAGTGGTATAAAGACGAGGAGGAAATACTTGAGGTGAAGAGAAG TGGAGGAGATGAAAGCCAAGTAGCACTCGCTGTTGTGCTAGCATCCAGCCAGGACTGTGGTGTATATGGCTGTACTATCACGAATGAATATGGGACTGACACTACTGATTTCCTACTCAGCATAGACA TTCTGTCTGAAATTCTTCTAAAAGATGATTTGGAAA TTGGAGAGGAGATAGAGATGACCCCAATGCTCTTTAACAAAGGCCTGGCTGACTGCGGCAGCTGGGGCGAAAAGTACTTTGGTCGCATTATGACTGAGACGGTACACATCGGGGAGGGCTGCGCTCACAAGGCCAGCAGGGTAAAGGTCATTTACGGCCTTGATCCTATATTTGAGTCAGGGAGCACTTGCATCATTAAAGTTAAAAACCCCATCCCATATGGGACCAAACAGGAGAGCAACCTTGCAGAGAGAAACCATGAAATAACAAAGCAA GAATGCAAAGTGCAAAACATGATTCGAGAATACTGTAAAATCTTTGCGGCTGAAGCCAGGGTTATTGAAAACTTTGGCTGCTCGCTCGA AGTGATTCCTCGGTATCTGATGTACCGGCCTGCAAACTCAGTGCCCTACActtcagtggaggctgacctTACAGGTGTCTACTCTAAGTATGCTATGATGGATCCTAAAGGGAAGCTAATTACATACACTGCTTCAGAACTGGAGCAGAAATGCAGCAGTTTCCAGCACTGGATCCATCAATGGACTCATGGCAATCTGCTGGTCACTCAGCTGGAAG GTGTTGAATCGAAGCTGACAAATGTTAAAGTTGTGACCAAGTCAAAAGG ATACCAAGGATTAACTGAGCATGGCTCCCCTGAGGTATTCGAACAGTTCCTGACGCACCATCAGTGCAACTACTACTGTGGACTTCTTAGTTTGCGCCCTCTTAAGACCACTGATAGTCTGCAGCAGCCTGGCAAGATGAAGGGCTCCAAAAGCCCCCTGCTCAACCGCAAGATGGGCTCCAACAGCCCACAGCTACATCGGAAAGGACAGAGCCCTCAACTGTCTAGAAAGGCAAACTCTAGCCCAAAGATGACGAGAAAAGGTCAGGAGACAGAGGACAATAAAACAGGCGTCAAACCCAAGACACCAGACACTCTTGATGTCCTTGAGATGAGGTAG